Genomic segment of Drosophila simulans strain w501 chromosome 2R, Prin_Dsim_3.1, whole genome shotgun sequence:
TTTTTCGAGTATTGTTATCGAACGAAGCAATGATCTATTTGTAACGACGTGCTAAATACATATTCAAACACCTGTTGGCACAATTTATTTAccatttgttttctatttgttCAGTGGTATGTGGGAATTGAGCTTGAATTTCAGTTTGGGTtaagaaaaaaagaattcatttttgaaatggtTAGCTGGGCGCAGTTGGAACAGCATTGTTTCAGTGGAACCGGCCTATAATAATCGATGTTTCTGCAGCAACTTCACTGCTTGCAAACTATCGGCGCAATCGATTGTCGGTGCCATCAATGCGCTTGCAGCCCTAGCCACTTTGACTTTTTTTTGCCACGGATTGTGTATGTAGTTTTAATTGTGAAAAACTGCGTTAAAGTGGAAGTCAGTGTGGTTAAACTGCGTCTCAAAGAACTAGACATATTGGACCACGGTGAAGCGCggccaaaaacaatgcaatcGCACTAGTTCCATTTACTAAAACGGGTACGAAGCCATCTCGAAATCGAGTCGCAAAGTGCGTAGCACAAAATGTTAAAGAAATTTCGAAAGGGGGGAGAAAAAACAGCATAGAGAcgctacatatatatgcatatagtCGAATTAATAAGTATATACGttgttttctgtgtgtgttcCGCTATTGCAGCAACTTCAAAACGCTGCTGCAAACGAATTCTGTCCATTTAGCACCGAAACGCCACTGGAAGCAGAAGGAAATGGTGTCCACCCGCCAAATGTGCAGTGGAGGCGGTACGTCCGCTTCGGAGGGGGTTTCGCCGTTCGGTGGTGCGGGTTCGGGATCTGCATCTGGACCGGGAATAGCTTCCGGATCAGCAGTGGCATCCGGATCGGGAACTGGAGTACAAGAGCCCCCCGAGTCCACAGCAAACCGTTCCTCCGTCCTGCGGCGAACCACCAGCTATCAGGGTCACCAGGCCCATAGTTCTTATCGCGTCGTCTCGGCGGGCAGCCTGGCCGAGTCCCCCAGCGCGGTGACTCGCCACCACTCGTACACCATGCAGATGCAACGGCAGCGTCCACCGactgccaccgccaccaccagcGCACTCAGCCTGTACGATCTCCCCAACGAGCTGATTGAGAAGATCCTCACCTACGTGGACTACAAGAAAGTTTCAAATCTCAGATTGGTAAGTGCACTGCTGCCCCTCTGTTCCACCCAAAGCGCTGGctattaaatcaataaaaagcaatttgccCAAGTGCAAGCGTGGTACGGCTGGGTTATCCAACCAACAAACTACCTGCACTTGTATGCCTCTTCTGATATGTATAAGGTGTATTCTGCCGCTCTGCTGTTATGAGCATTATTTTGCGCCATGCGTTGCACTTTCCTCAACGGATTTCGGATTTCCCTTGGCAGGAGGCAATTAAAACTTTGTCACGAGGGCACATGCATTTGCGAATGCTTATTTTTAGCGAAGCACTTGGAATCTTGGCTTCGGTTGGGGGTATGAGcaaatgtattaaattttgTAGATTTAGCGGCTTTAAAAACGCAATGTAATGGATGTGTTcattaactttttttaaataaacaacttGCTCTACACAGAAAGCATTAAAGTGAATATAGAACCAGCCAGTTGAAGGATTATACACTTTCAAATAAAGAGATAAACATTTATGAATATCTTATATTCATTCTACTtatcaaacaaaatatacCAATTATAGAAATATCACACTTTTAAAATCAAGACAGAATAGGTTAAAAACAATTCCAGGAATACTTTCTAATAACAGCTTTAGTTCAAGGTTCAGAGGGTAACTACACTTCGTTGTTTGTTTCTCGTTGGCATTTTTTGCCTGCACCCGCGTCTCCCATCCACAATTCGTTGTGTATGTATGCACGGTTATTTGTCGTAGGTAGCGGAGACAAATGTAATCtgatataatttaataacagGCAGAACCACTAGCTCGTGGATGAATGCGGGCACAGCAGCCGAAAAAAGAAGTCGGAATCTGAGCTTAGCTTAGCCCAAAGCACGACACATTTTTAGCTGTTTTACTACCCCCTATTAACTTGAATCCCGGATATGCATACTCGCAGGTGTCGCACCGCATGAACGACATTTGCATGGCCATGCTGAACACAGCCTTCTCCAAGCAGATCAAGACCACGTTGAGCCGCTTCCAGGCGATCAAGGCCAGCATGCCGCGCCGGGAATCCCACCGTCGCAATCATCCGTTGGCCTGCGAGTGCGACATCATCGAGACATGCTACATGCGTCTATCCCTGCTCCAGATGTCCATGGGCAAGCACATCGAGCGGGGCCACTGTTGCTTCTTTCCGGGCGCCGTAAGTGCAGTGAATAACATACCTGAACCCTACAAGCGCTAATAAGAAGGTTGTTCATTTCCAGATACTAGACGAAGTCCAGGCGATTCTCAATTATATCAGTATTACGCCCAGGCTGCAGCGACCTTATCGGGTTACCGACGAGCTCTTCGATCTCTCCACTATGGCCATGGAATACTTTAAGGACCGCATCGAGGCCACGTTACCGGGGCTGGCGTATTTCAACAAGGACTTCTATACGCTGCCCACCACAACTAAGCGACGTAAGTGCTTTGATCTTTCCTAGGGGCGAAAACAAACTAAGCAGCATTTCCAAACCAACAGCCACGCTTGCCATCAGTTCAGATCTCGAAGACAGCGCCAGCAACTCGCCGCCTCAGAACCACATGGTGCTCCGCAAGGGCATCCGCAAGATCAAGCAGGGCATGAAGATGTACAATAACCAGCTATCGGTGCTGCGCACCGAGCTTCGCACCTGCAAGCGCAAGGCCGCCGAGCAGAGCAAGCAGCTGGCTGAGCAATCAAATCTCATTtcggagcagcagaagcagacGCTGGAGTATGCCAATCGTCTGGACGAAAACGACAAGAAGAACGAGGAGATGTCTCGCAAGTTCTCCACCCTTTTGCAGGTGAGTCGAGGCTCGGCATTCTATTGATTggcattgatttatttttcttgcagGAGCTCAACAAGTGCAAGACAGAGCTGCAGTTCTGGCGTTCGAAGAGTCCGGCCATCCCTGCCGTATGCAGTTCGTGCAATCAAAAGGTGGCGCCCGTGGTGCCGCCTGAGGATTTTCAAGCGCTGGTCAACCAGGGTGTGGATCCCGAGCACTTTATTATCATCAACGAAGATGTGGATGCCGAGAGCGATGTTAGTGTGGGCGAGCTAAAGGAGTTTGCCTCGCCGGATGAGTCCACCACGGCCAAGCTGCTAGCCGTGAGCACCGCAGCCAAGAATCTTAAGCGCAAGATGCCATCAGATAGCCAGTCCAATGCCATAGCGTCCACCTCAAAGGCAGCTGAGGTTGCCCAGTCCCAATCGCAGCCGATGGCCACCGGAAATGCAGGAGCTGCCAAAGCTGCGGGAGGTTACTCCCCAAAACTGTTTTATGGCAATCATCAGCGCGGCGGCGTGATTGTCAGTCCTGTGTCCCAGAATCAGGGGGTGGCTGCGACAACGGACAATGCGGCGCCCGGATCGGAGGCTCTTGAAGAGCCGGAGGAGGCGAAGAAAGCACGTAGAGTACAAAAGGCCAACAGATATGTAAATACGCCCGGCAAACGCAGTAAATAAGCATTAGGACCTACGCATATAcagtttacatattttttaccacttatttacatataaaGCGTGCATGCCGTCGTTCACCTGACCCCACGGATGTGGGTTAGGGATCGGGGCATGCGCCGTAGTGTTAACGGAGGaatcaaattaatatatacacatatatctATTAATGTCAAATGCAATAGGCATTTCgaatattattcattattattattattatcacgTACAACAAGTGTCTGTATGTTCTTCGGTTTTAACGCCCCGCAAAAACCAATTGTAGTTAACCACCACTTTACACGAACATCACACAAATCTGGCAGTTATTGGCAAAGCAAAacagataataata
This window contains:
- the LOC6733824 gene encoding uncharacterized protein LOC6733824, which codes for MVSTRQMCSGGGTSASEGVSPFGGAGSGSASGPGIASGSAVASGSGTGVQEPPESTANRSSVLRRTTSYQGHQAHSSYRVVSAGSLAESPSAVTRHHSYTMQMQRQRPPTATATTSALSLYDLPNELIEKILTYVDYKKVSNLRLVSHRMNDICMAMLNTAFSKQIKTTLSRFQAIKASMPRRESHRRNHPLACECDIIETCYMRLSLLQMSMGKHIERGHCCFFPGAILDEVQAILNYISITPRLQRPYRVTDELFDLSTMAMEYFKDRIEATLPGLAYFNKDFYTLPTTTKRPTLAISSDLEDSASNSPPQNHMVLRKGIRKIKQGMKMYNNQLSVLRTELRTCKRKAAEQSKQLAEQSNLISEQQKQTLEYANRLDENDKKNEEMSRKFSTLLQELNKCKTELQFWRSKSPAIPAVCSSCNQKVAPVVPPEDFQALVNQGVDPEHFIIINEDVDAESDVSVGELKEFASPDESTTAKLLAVSTAAKNLKRKMPSDSQSNAIASTSKAAEVAQSQSQPMATGNAGAAKAAGGYSPKLFYGNHQRGGVIVSPVSQNQGVAATTDNAAPGSEALEEPEEAKKARRVQKANRYVNTPGKRSK